TTAAATCAGAAACTTTGTCTAGAGGTGTGTTATTTATTTTTATAGTTTTTTTACTTCCCTCTAGAAGCAAAGAAATTTTAAGTTTATAATCTCTTTTTTTAAGCATAATTTGAACCAGGGCATTATTTTCATTCCAATTAACCATTTCTCTATCAATATTTGTACGATGAGATCTTGCTGTTCCAAGTAAATAAATTGATTCTAAAAAATTAGTTTTACCCTGACCATTATTACCAATAAAAAAATTAAGGTTTTTATTTAAATCAAAATTGATATTATTTAAATTTCTAAAATTTTTAAGAAGAATTTTTTCAAGATACATATATATTACCTGCTTATTATATAACTTTTATTTTCATTTTTCAATTTTACTTTATCACCTTCAGCTAATTTCTTGCCTCTCTTATATTCTATTTCTCCATTAACCATTACTTTTCCTTCCTGAATTAAGGATTTAGCTTCTCCACCTGTAGCTACTAAGTTTGCCCATTTTAAAAATTGATCTAAATTTATTGTTTCAGTTTTAATTTTTATTTTTTCTGACATATAAAACATCCTTTCAAAATATATTTAGTCTGATCTAACTGGCATGATTAAATAAATATAATTATCATTATCTACTTTTTTCAAAGTAAATGGATTTAATGGTCCAATTAATTCTAAGGTAACTTTATCGTCATCAATTATTTTTAATACATCTAATAAATAACCAGCATCAATTGTTATTTTTTGATCCGGTCCTTCAACATCAATATTTATTTCCTCATGTGCATAACCCTGTTCAGAATTAGCAGAATTTATAATTAGTTTATTATCTTTAATTTTTAAGTTTAATACATTGGAATCCATTTTTGCTATTAAAGATGCTCTTTTAACAGCATTTTGCAATGGTTTTTTATCAACAAAAACTTTTGTATTATACTTATCAGGCATAACCTGTCTGTAATTTGGAAATTTACCTTCAATTAATCTAGAAATAATGGTTATATCTTGAAAATTAAATTTTATGTAATTTGAATCAACAAATATTTCAACTTTTTCACCATCTAATAATCTTGTTAATTCATTTAATGTTTTTGAAGGTAATATTATTTCTATTTCTTCTTTTTTTTCAAAATTAAAGTCAGTTTCCATTCTGCTATAAGCTAATCTATAAGTATTTGTAGAAACCATTATAATTTCATTTTCGTTTATATTAAATAAAGAACCAGTTAAAGCAGGTTGTGTTTCATCATTTGAAGTAGAAAATTCTACTTCTCTAATTAGTTTTTTAAGATCTTCTGTTGCTAAAGTAAAGTTTTCTGGGACATTTATTTCTGGTAATTGTGGATATTCATCAGGATCATATCCTTTTAGATTAAATTTAGAATTACTACAACTAAGATTTATTTGATAATTATCTAAATCGACATCAAAATTTATTTTTTCTTTTGGTAATTCTCTGACTAGTTGTGTAAAAGAATTAGCTGGAATAACTATTGAACCTTCTTCTTTTATATCTGCATTAATATAATGTTCTATTCCTAATTCTAAATCAGTTCCAATTAAATGTAATCCTTTATCTTTTTTAGCTTCTAAATATATTCCAGTTAATATGGGCATTGTTTGTTTATTTGCAACTGCTTTTTGTACAATCTGAATTCCTTCATATAAATCTTTTTGTTCAATTTGAAACTTCATAATAAGACACCTCCATAGAATTTTTATCTTTTTTGTTGAAAGCTTTATCCACATTTTAAAAGTGCAATTTATTATATATTTTTTATATTTAATATAGTAGTAGTAGTAATAGGGGCTGTTAATATGTTAAAAACTAGGTTTAAGCTTGATATGATAAAGATATGCCTGTAGATAAAGTGTTTAAAAGTCTTATTGAGTTATTAACATCTTAACAACAAAAAATTATTCACATTTTTTCCACATGTTATCAACTTTGTTTTACACAGCCATTTATCCTCTTTTTATTTTACTTTTTAATTTTTTTATAGTTTTCTGGAAATCAATATCATTTTCGAATTTTTCTTTTATTTTATTATGAGAATGAATTACTGTTGTATGATCTCTTCCTCCAAATTCATCTCCAATTTGTGGTAAAGAGGATTCAGTCATATTTCTTGCTAAATACATTGCTATTTGTCTTGGAAAAACAATATTTTGTGTTCTTTTCTTTGATTCCATTTCTTTAACTTCAATTTTATAGTAATTTGCAACTTCTTTTTTAATTAAATCAATAGTTACTTCTCGTGGAGAATTATTGTCTTTATCAACTAAATCTTTTAAAGCTTCTTCTGCTAATTCAATGTCAATTTCTTTATTTACCAATGAGGAATATGCTATTACTTTAATTAAAGCTCCTTCTAATTCCCTTATATTTGATTGAATTTTATTTGCTATATTAATAATAACTTCATTTGGAATTTCTAAATCTTCCATATCAGCTTTTTTTCTAAGTATTGCTATTCTTGTTTCTAAATCTGGTTTTTGAATATCAGTTATTAATCCCCATTCAAATCTTGATCTTAGTCTTTCTTCTAAGGTGGGAATTTCTTTTGGAGGTCTATCACTAGAAATAATAAGTTGTCTATTTGCTTCATGTAAAGAATTAAAGGTATGGAAAAATTCTTCCTGAGTTCTTTCTTTATCAGCTAAAAATTGAATATCATCTACAAGTAAAATATCGATATTACGATATTTATTTCTAAAATCAGCAGTACTATCATCTTTAATTGCATTAATTAATTCATTTGTAAAAGTTTCTGAAGAAACATACATCACTTTATTATTTGGATTATGTTCAAGAATAAAGTGAGCTATAGCCTGCATTAAGTGGGTTTTACCTAATCCAACATCACCATAGATAAATAAAGGGTTGTATGCTTTAGCTGGTGCTTCAGCAACTGCTAAAGAAGCTGCATGAGCAAAACGGTTACTATTACCTACTACAAAAGTATCAAATGTATATTTAGGATTTAATCCATTATCCAAATGTATATTTTTTTCTTCAGTTTCTTTGACCTGCTGAGGTTCTTTTTTATTTTTTTCTTCATTTTCATTATCATTTTCTTTATTCAATTTTTTTTCTTCTATTTCTTCTGGAGTTAATAAAACAATTCCCCAGTCATTGCCAGTTAATTCATTAATAATTTCTTGAATTAAATCAATATATCTTGTTTCTATCCAATCTTTGATAAAATCATTTGGAGCTTTGATAATTAATTGATTATTATCATCTACTTTTAGTGGTTCAGTATTTGAAAACCAGGTTTTAAAACTTGGATCACTTAATTTTTCCTTAATATTATTTAAAGTTTCTTGCCAAATATGTTCTAATTCTTCCTGTGAAAAGGGCATAAAAATACCTCCTAAAAAATTACTTTATATAAATAAATGATGTAAAAAAATATCAACAACCTGTGGATAAATTAAGCAATAATCCACAGGCTAATGTGGAAAATAAAATAACTGTTTATATGGGATAAAAGAGAATTTATATATTTTTTTTAGTAAAAATGTTAATAATAGAGATAAGTTATCCACAAAAAGAAGTTTTAACCCTTAGTTTATCAACAGTTTGTGGATAAAAAAGTTTCTTTTTGTGGATAACTTGTCTAAAATTGACTTATTATTAGATTTTGTGAAAAAAGTTTTTAACAGCCTTATCCCTTTATTAATAATGTAAGGATTTTAAAAACAAAAAATAATTCACAACAACCAATAATATAATAACAGATTATTAACAGATTATCAACAAGAAAAAAAGTAGATAATTTGTGGATAACTCCTTAATAATCAATTAATGCCTAAAATAAGCTTGACTCTAATATTTAAATAGCATATAATTTATAATGAATAGCGATATATTTTTTTTGTCAGGGGGAAAATGTCTTTGTGAAAAGTTTAAAGAAAAATAAAGATTTTAAAAATGTTTATAATAAGGGGAAATCAAAAGCAAGTCGATACCTGGTTATTTACAAATTGGAAAATGGTTTAAATCATAATCGATACGGTTTTTCTATTAGCAAAAAAATTGCTAATGCTGTAGGGAGAAATAAATTAAAACGCAGATTGAGAGAAATAATTAGAGAAATTGAAAAAAAAGAAAAAATAGTTTTTGGATATGATATAATTTTTATTGCCAGAAAACCTGTTGTTGATCTTGATTTTCATAGTCTTAAAGCTGATTGTAGTAAGCTTATAAAGAACATGGGACTTAATGAAGAAAATTAATGAGGTGTTTTAATGTTTAAAAAAATTTTGCTAGCATTGATTACTTTTTATCAAAAGGCTATATCTCCCTGGACACCTAAGTCCTGTCGTTTTCAACCTACATGTTCAACTTATTCAAAACAGGCAATAAAAAAATATGGACTTTTTAAAGGATCCTGGATAGGTTTAAAAAGAATTTTGAGATGTCATCCTTTTAATCCAGGTGGATATGACCCGTTAGAATAGGAGGAAAAAATAATTATGCTCAGTTTTTTTGGTAATTTTATTGATTTAATGGCTCAAGCTCTTGAACTTTTAAATGGAGTAGTTCACAATTATGGTCTTGCTATTATCCTGTTTACTTTAATAATTAAATTTGCTTTATTACCTTTAACTATCAAGCAAACTAAGTCAATGAAGGCAATGCAGGATATACAACCTGAAATGAAGAAAATTCAGGACAAATATGAAGATGATAAAGAAAAACAGCAGGAAGAAATGATGAAATTGTATCAGGAAAATGATGTTAATCCTGCTGCTGGTTGTTTACCTATGATTTTACAGTTAGTAATTTTAATTCCTTTATACAGAGCAATTTTAAGTTTACAGGGAGTAATGGGTGATGCAACTTTTCTTTGGATAGGTAGATTAACTGATGGTTCTCTTGCTCAACCTGATCCAGCTTTAGTAATTATTAATGGTCTTGCAATGGTAGGACAGACTTATATTACACAAAAAATTAGTGGTTCAGGTGGACAGGGAAGTACAATGATGTGGATTATGCCTATATTTATTGTCTTTATTGGTTTTCAATTACCTTCTGGTTTATTATTATATTGGTTAACATCCACTATATTTACTGCAATACAGCAATTTTTAATATCAGGAGATAGTGGGGTAAAGGAGGCTACTAATTAAAAATGGACAGCGTTCGGCAGGAAGCTAAAACTGTTGTTGATGCTATTAATAAGGCTTTGAAAAAATTAGATATAAACCGAGAAGAAGCAGAAATAGAAATAATTAAAGAAGGTTCTAAAGGTATTTTTGGTCTTTTCGGTGGTGAAAATGCTGTCGTTGATGTAAAGGTTAAAAAAGATCCAATAGAAATAGGTAAAGAATTTATTGAAACAGTTTTTTCTTCTACAAAACTTGAAGTTGAAATTGAGGTTATGGAAGAAAAAACAAATGAAGAACAGGTTATGTATAATTTAAAATCTGATGATTTAGGAATAGTAATTGGCCATAGGGGAGAGACTTTAGATGCCCTCCAGTATTTAACTTCTTTAGTTGTAAATAAAGAAACAGAAGAATACTATAGAG
This is a stretch of genomic DNA from Halanaerobiales bacterium. It encodes these proteins:
- the dnaA gene encoding chromosomal replication initiator protein DnaA; this encodes MPFSQEELEHIWQETLNNIKEKLSDPSFKTWFSNTEPLKVDDNNQLIIKAPNDFIKDWIETRYIDLIQEIINELTGNDWGIVLLTPEEIEEKKLNKENDNENEEKNKKEPQQVKETEEKNIHLDNGLNPKYTFDTFVVGNSNRFAHAASLAVAEAPAKAYNPLFIYGDVGLGKTHLMQAIAHFILEHNPNNKVMYVSSETFTNELINAIKDDSTADFRNKYRNIDILLVDDIQFLADKERTQEEFFHTFNSLHEANRQLIISSDRPPKEIPTLEERLRSRFEWGLITDIQKPDLETRIAILRKKADMEDLEIPNEVIINIANKIQSNIRELEGALIKVIAYSSLVNKEIDIELAEEALKDLVDKDNNSPREVTIDLIKKEVANYYKIEVKEMESKKRTQNIVFPRQIAMYLARNMTESSLPQIGDEFGGRDHTTVIHSHNKIKEKFENDIDFQKTIKKLKSKIKRG
- a CDS encoding YidC/Oxa1 family membrane protein insertase, with protein sequence MLSFFGNFIDLMAQALELLNGVVHNYGLAIILFTLIIKFALLPLTIKQTKSMKAMQDIQPEMKKIQDKYEDDKEKQQEEMMKLYQENDVNPAAGCLPMILQLVILIPLYRAILSLQGVMGDATFLWIGRLTDGSLAQPDPALVIINGLAMVGQTYITQKISGSGGQGSTMMWIMPIFIVFIGFQLPSGLLLYWLTSTIFTAIQQFLISGDSGVKEATN
- the jag gene encoding RNA-binding cell elongation regulator Jag/EloR, which translates into the protein MDSVRQEAKTVVDAINKALKKLDINREEAEIEIIKEGSKGIFGLFGGENAVVDVKVKKDPIEIGKEFIETVFSSTKLEVEIEVMEEKTNEEQVMYNLKSDDLGIVIGHRGETLDALQYLTSLVVNKETEEYYRVLLDAEGYRDRRKETLVRLANKLARKAVKTERKVVLEPMPPHERRIIHMALKDNDKVTSYSKGEEPFRKVMIELTD
- the rnpA gene encoding ribonuclease P protein component, which gives rise to MKSLKKNKDFKNVYNKGKSKASRYLVIYKLENGLNHNRYGFSISKKIANAVGRNKLKRRLREIIREIEKKEKIVFGYDIIFIARKPVVDLDFHSLKADCSKLIKNMGLNEEN
- the yaaA gene encoding S4 domain-containing protein YaaA; translated protein: MSEKIKIKTETINLDQFLKWANLVATGGEAKSLIQEGKVMVNGEIEYKRGKKLAEGDKVKLKNENKSYIISR
- the dnaN gene encoding DNA polymerase III subunit beta codes for the protein MKFQIEQKDLYEGIQIVQKAVANKQTMPILTGIYLEAKKDKGLHLIGTDLELGIEHYINADIKEEGSIVIPANSFTQLVRELPKEKINFDVDLDNYQINLSCSNSKFNLKGYDPDEYPQLPEINVPENFTLATEDLKKLIREVEFSTSNDETQPALTGSLFNINENEIIMVSTNTYRLAYSRMETDFNFEKKEEIEIILPSKTLNELTRLLDGEKVEIFVDSNYIKFNFQDITIISRLIEGKFPNYRQVMPDKYNTKVFVDKKPLQNAVKRASLIAKMDSNVLNLKIKDNKLIINSANSEQGYAHEEINIDVEGPDQKITIDAGYLLDVLKIIDDDKVTLELIGPLNPFTLKKVDNDNYIYLIMPVRSD
- the yidD gene encoding membrane protein insertion efficiency factor YidD, producing the protein MFKKILLALITFYQKAISPWTPKSCRFQPTCSTYSKQAIKKYGLFKGSWIGLKRILRCHPFNPGGYDPLE